AGATAGAAAACAGCTATACCGGGACAAATGTGTAATCTCTCAAATTGCACATCCCTGCGCTCAAAATGTTTGCCACGAGACCGGAGAAATCATGAATCTCGGGTCGGGACTAGTTTATAAAAGCGCTTTACAATAGAAGGCACAAGTTTTATTTGCAGCGCTCCGGATGAAGGTGCAGGTTAGCTAGATTGTTCAACCCAGTTTTGCCAGAAAGCCTGAAGGGAAAACCAAGTGGCATCCAAAACCTGTTGCAAACAAAGAAATCTGGTCTACCACCTAGCCCTGTAGGCATTcctgcatctttaaaaaaacaacaaaaagccaTTTGGTGCTACATGTGAGAAGCATCCACGTTTCCTTTCTCCTGTCTAATTTCATTAGCTGCCTTTGTCCGAGGAGGTTCTGTCTTCGGGGTGTCAGGTCTCGTCACATTGACATTTACCGCCTTGGATCCTTTGCTTTCTGGCCTCTTTGTCCCCCGATTATCTGTGGCTGCGGTCTTGGAGGTGCTACGTTGGTGAACAGGGGTTGAAGTTTTCCCCTGAGGGCGACGGGGCTCCTCTCCAATGTCAACTGTGAGGTTAGTGTAGAGGGGTTCCCGTTCTCTGGAGAGGAGCTCGTAAGTCAGGGAGTTGAGGCCGTCAGAGCGCCAGTTGAGTCTGGTCCTTTTCAGGAGGTCAAATctagaaaaattaaaatcactTCATCTTCATACTTATTGGATTAGGGAGATGTTATGCTGTGAAAATGCATATtggtaaaaatatgacaaattggGCATGTCTGGCTAATCTTAGCATTTGCAGAGCATGTGGAGGATGTCCACTTAGCAACATGATTCCATTAGcaagaagtatcttctctgagtttgttTGAATTATCATGAGTgcttttatacattgcaggagaacaactttcactttgttagtgtgtcactgacctgctgaatgaagtgtgtcatgttttgtcACTAAGGGGGGGGTttgtgatacgtaaatgcaccacgtcatgcaagaggaatgtctatttgcccatttgtttcacatcagacttttaaaacagagcactgggttccattacgagccaagtcaaatgaatacacccactcacttatgaagactacaatgatattactcgtgatctttccgagtaaaaagtactcaccctgctttacatgtgtagtacgattccactattttatcctgttagatttcaatatgaagtttgtgaggcgtcaaacttttttgcattgatcgtcaacgtttcactgtaactcttgacattgcgtcctgctccgtccaaaatcttaattctgtgtacatatctttgcgtgaaatagttgagacctctctgtataACTCtattggacaagtctgacgcattttgcAAAAATCATACCCAAATATCACCTGGAATAAGGGGATAGAGAATCCCGGTCAAAtctgttatgttcagtcaccattttggaagattgtggggcatggcaactgtagctgaggagggcggagctgaagatcaccagtcggaaaggtccattgcagggTCACGTGCAAAATGTGCAATACGGTGGTGATCATAAAATATCCATGATCAAAATGACTTAATCAAAATTCTTGTGGAAATTAAAACTATGtaaaaatcatcaaaatgtaTCATACAATCAcattctgtgattttttttttcatataaaatgaagaaacacatttttagaGTCTTAtcattgtgcaaatgtttggcCACTTCTAATAAGGCCtctaaatttaatttattttgctaTGTTTCCACAAAGACAATGATCGTCAGGCGACTGCTGCAGTGGTTTGttcgtacctgtgtgggttttgctcATTCCCTCGGTCACCTCTGTGCTTGATCATTTTGTAGTGACCAACGGCCGCTGGGGGGCGCACAATCTTCATGCCAGACAGACGCACCCTGGTGGAGCAGCAGACAATGTCAACACCCACagaaaatgcatccattttctgatctgcttatcctcacaaggtttgcgtgagtgctggagcctatcccagctgtaaacgggcaggagccagggtacaccctgaactggttgcctgccaatcgcagggcacatagagacaaacagatgcactcacaatcacacctaggggcaatttagagtgtccaattaatgctgcatatgtttttgggatgtgggaggaaaccggagtgcctggagaaaacccccgcaggcatggggagaacatgcaaactccacacaggcagggccaggatttgaactgtgaggaCCAGCTGTGCTACCATGGCCCTCCCATGGAGAATCAGTCagcaaaattcaaaataaaagactacATGCTATGACCACTACCAGGTGACATTTGTCTATGATGTCTCTGGTCAAGGTACATGGGTGCTCAACATTTAATCCTTCCtgttaaagatgtttttttccccccttttcaaATTATTGCTGATGAGGTTAAGTTAAAAAGTATGTACAAAAACTGCATGCAACTATTGAAGTTATTAGGAGGGAGTGCCAGTAATATTATAGAAATTCCTCTCATAGTAAAATGCTTCCAGTATTTGCAGTTTTGGACTATGGCCTCACATTATGCCGCCTgttaattgttttgtttagttgtgAAGTTATGAAGTAGGATAGACATGTTCGGTcgaaaattgttgttttttgagtTTAACAAATTAGATGGGAGCAGAAAAAACTATTGTAGCCCAACACCAATCACCAATCCAGCTCTGTCAAGATGGTATCGATATCGTGTTTCTGCTTTATCTGTTTATCCACGTTCCCTGTTGACACCTGGCTGATTTTCCTTTATTCAATTCCTGTTGTACCAAGTGTCTACAGACATCTGGACAAGGAATCATGTGCCATGTGACTCTTGGCTCCAGCTGTCTTTGGATTTGACTGTGTGTAATGCGTCCAGTGTGTCACTTAGTGGGAAGGAGGCAGCAAAGGGAGAATCCCCACCTGACTCGCTTGTCAATGCAAACATACTCACTGAGCCCATTGAGGTACACAGCAAAGCCACAGTACTGGGAAGTGACGTGAAGATGAGAGATGACGTTAGCTCACAAATAAGTCAAGTGGtggtgaaagaaaaaacaaatgaacatgAAGCAGTGAAAGTAGAAACAGAAAACTATAACGAGCGAGCAAAGCCAAAGACGATCATTATATTTTGACCGTGTCAAACTAACATGTTACCTTGCGGCGATGTCATCGTCCTCTCCACCCCAGCCCCAATACTGGTTCGGGAAGCCGTTCATCTTCATGTACTGGTCCGGAGTTACTGCAGAGACCCCACCAAAATACTGCGGGTAGGGTAGTCTACGAGGGTCACACAGGCAACATAAGATTCATACACTTGGCTATTTTCtgatcattcaaatttggcaagggttttaacaacattcttctctgtggtgtgtcaaatttacaagcgACATTATTGAGTATCTATTTTAACCTTCTAGGTTCTGTAATTAATCCATTTTGGAGCTCAGATGGTCATAGTATGTCCAACACATTCTAATCATGAGCACCGACCTGTATCGAAATTTGTCCATGGCCACAGACAGGTGTGTGGGAAACTGTTTGTGGCAGGTGTAGGTATTGTGGTCGTTCTCCGGCAGCAGGTCGACATCATGCAGGAAGATGCAGTTCCAATCTTCATCTCGTAGAGCTTCCCTGACGCCAACGTTCAGCAGCTTGGCTCGGTTGAAGGTTCCATTTCCCCACTGCGAGACAAAAACAATGCGGGATATTTTCCAGAAATATTTTTGAACTGGAGCGGAGGCAACACGAATCCCTTCCGTGGCTCACTCCACCGACTTCTGACTTCATAGTTAGTTTACACTTTCTTCACCAATGTGATATCTGTGAAAAGGTCCGTGCATATGTCACTGCAGCACTCATGCCGTGTTCTACACAAGTATCTGCCTCTCCCCGGTTCTCTTTTAAAACTAAGAACTGTGGAAGTTCTATTCTTGCATGGATTCAGAAAATCATAAAGAAACCAACAATGTAGTCCAACAGAGTGACCCTGCGCGAATATTACTGCCATAGCAGTTGAATTGCACTAGCATGTGTCTGTAGATAcagcaaaggtgtcaaactcattttcatttgCAGGTCACACAGTTGAATAAGTGGGCCAGACCAAGCTGTAAATAACGGTTCCAAATAattccttttttgggggtgaaaataattacaaatacatttgcaacGTATTTGTGGTTGTACAGAATAACATTGAACAGTTTGCATCAATAACCTGTTCTCCTGACCTGCTGCACTATATAAATGCTGTAGTGGATCTGTTGTCTCTGCAGGAAAGGATGGAGGTGGTAGAGGAGAGCACGAAGATGCATCTGCCGGTTCCGGTACGGTACCACAATGGCAGTGTGGTACCGGGATTCACAGTCCGGTGGGCGGTAGCGTCCGCCCGGCAACACCAACGGGTTTCTCGTTCTGATCTCCTCTAAAGTCAGAGGTGATGAAAGGTGCACGGACACAGGCCcgactgtggggaaaggaaaggTTTGACGTACAATCCTTCCAATTAGACAGAtcaaaatttattttatctACAGTAGACCCCCGCCTGCATACTAGTTCGGGAGCCAGGGATTCACCTTTATGGattattttgaatgtttatttttcagtatttacattttttcccatttttctttttgttttttttttttttgggggggaggggcaaTAACCAATCCCCAAAACACTTGTTGGCAGTTTCTCCCTGTTTATTATAACTTTGGGGGTTAaaatttggatttcttttttctcaaTGCCAATATCCAAAAATATTGTAGAACTGGGGCGGAGGCAACACAAATCCCTTCCGTGACAAGATTGGTCATCAATTATACACAATTTGTATCTCTTTGCAGTCCAGCCTAATGCCTACGCACCCTCAAATCGTGGGGGTTCACTGTTTTAGCGTCCTCACCCAGCAGCGGGGACACAATCTGGCATTCGGCCAGCGGCGGTCCCGTCACAGGAGGTCCAGTGCCAGAGTTGCGAGGTGGGGGAGGCGGCGCTCTCAGATGACTGAGGTTGGTGTAGACGTCGTGGGGTCGCGAATAATCGAACTCTTGCTCCGTGGTGTGAACCAGGACGGACACCAGGCCTTTGAAGCCCCCGAAGGAGAAGTATAGCACAAAAGCAAACTGGAAGCCCACCAGCAAGGCCAGTGTGCATGGGGAGTCCAAAGAGCGCCCGCAGCATGCCATCATAAGCGATGTCAATTCCAGACACGGAAACAGGATGGGTGGAGTTGTGGGGAGggctgggtgggggggtgtcacagaggagaggaagaggaggtgaTGCAGGGACAACACAGTGGGAAGGCTCACGTCTGCACAAGGAGAGTGGCCATTATCTGGGACAGATGATAGTCATGCTCAAACTCAATCTGGACTGCCATCACCTTGTGGCCTCACtgagaaaacacaaaagaagaacACATTCACCAACAGGAAGTACATGAATTTCGTGTAAAGGTGGGGGCATGAGCCAAAGGAAAAACAATTTCCGTTTTGGTGCAAATGTCTTGTTActgctcaaggacaccacagcACTGAGTTTGGGTGACAGATTGGTTGGAGTCTTGAATCGAGGTCCCCATGGTGGCAGGTGAACTAAACCATTGGTCCACAAGTTCATGGCTGTGGATAGGTTTCTATAGCAGGAATGGTCCAAACACAGAATCAATGCACCAAACTTCCCTTAAATATGTTGAGACAGATTTGTTAACCTGGAAGTGACATGCTAACAACAGAAGTCTGTGCTCTACCTAACGCGATTCTCGTCACTCTCCATAGtgtccatccattaattttctataAAGCGTGTTCTCATGATGAAAtacaaggttaaaaaaaaacattgttgctGGTATTCAATAGAAGAATGGCTTGTGGTCATTACAGCAGTCCTTTTGCAGGGCTTTAATTTCAGCTCCCGTGGGACAAAGTGTGTGTTGTGCCAAGTGCATGATGAGAAGAGAGGCGGAGATTGCGATGCCAAACTCCACCTCTCGCTCTCCTCACCATGCACTGCGCGAAAAAGAAATTCAGTATTGCACGATGCTACAGAAATGCCCTGCTGCGAACTTCACCTAACATGCTTGGCAATGGCACGCAAGTCTAAATAAATGTCCGGTTTTTTTTCGTGATTCAGCGATGTGGCATTTCCGTACGGATGCATGCCGCCGATGCCTGCAGACCAAATAAATCCAACGCCACAGTTCTCTGTCAGTACAAACAATTACACGCAAGAGCCAGCCTGAATTCATCACGTTACTCa
This DNA window, taken from Syngnathoides biaculeatus isolate LvHL_M chromosome 2, ASM1980259v1, whole genome shotgun sequence, encodes the following:
- the b4galt3 gene encoding beta-1,4-galactosyltransferase 3 isoform X1, which gives rise to MMACCGRSLDSPCTLALLVGFQFAFVLYFSFGGFKGLVSVLVHTTEQEFDYSRPHDVYTNLSHLRAPPPPPRNSGTGPPVTGPPLAECQIVSPLLVGPVSVHLSSPLTLEEIRTRNPLVLPGGRYRPPDCESRYHTAIVVPYRNRQMHLRALLYHLHPFLQRQQIHYSIYIVQQWGNGTFNRAKLLNVGVREALRDEDWNCIFLHDVDLLPENDHNTYTCHKQFPTHLSVAMDKFRYRLPYPQYFGGVSAVTPDQYMKMNGFPNQYWGWGGEDDDIAARVRLSGMKIVRPPAAVGHYKMIKHRGDRGNEQNPHRFDLLKRTRLNWRSDGLNSLTYELLSREREPLYTNLTVDIGEEPRRPQGKTSTPVHQRSTSKTAATDNRGTKRPESKGSKAVNVNVTRPDTPKTEPPRTKAANEIRQEKGNVDASHM
- the b4galt3 gene encoding beta-1,4-galactosyltransferase 3 isoform X2 encodes the protein MMACCGRSLDSPCTLALLVGFQFAFVLYFSFGGFKGLVSVLVHTTEQEFDYSRPHDVYTNLSHLRAPPPPPRNSGTGPPVTGPPLAECQIVSPLLVGPVSVHLSSPLTLEEIRTRNPLVLPGGRYRPPDCESRYHTAIVVPYRNRQMHLRALLYHLHPFLQRQQIHYSIYIVQQWGNGTFNRAKLLNVGVREALRDEDWNCIFLHDVDLLPENDHNTYTCHKQFPTHLSVAMDKFRYRLPYPQYFGGVSAVTPDQYMKMNGFPNQYWGWGGEDDDIAARFDLLKRTRLNWRSDGLNSLTYELLSREREPLYTNLTVDIGEEPRRPQGKTSTPVHQRSTSKTAATDNRGTKRPESKGSKAVNVNVTRPDTPKTEPPRTKAANEIRQEKGNVDASHM